The following proteins are encoded in a genomic region of Drosophila willistoni isolate 14030-0811.24 chromosome 3R, UCI_dwil_1.1, whole genome shotgun sequence:
- the LOC6647582 gene encoding RNA-binding protein Pasilla isoform X2, with protein sequence MQTMDSIMKAAMERAVQQAMQHIDIDFYVSANQTEQQYQQELQPSLSQQLRDQQEQQHQHLHQQHLQQQQQQQEQQQQQQQHYAFRYQQSATPTTHMQQLAYNYQPRHSTTTTTTSSPLSTHSLNSINSNSSGGSNSSSGSSSSNSSSKSNSSADFSLALHSYNPDEQLIAQNQLNLNEFQHYHQMELELHHQMDSPISQNGSSPPCGGAHTPTSIIPAAATSVSAASPTATATATAMALAMAKAAAVAAAQAAASTTPTTAATTAQQQLPLPTIVNHVASDYKTASSSSSCWCYGDSTYHMKILVPAVASGAIIGKGGETIASLQKDTGARVKMSKSHDFYPGTTERVCLITGSTEGIMTVLDFIMDKIREKPDLTTKIIDAESKQTQERDKQVKILVPNSTAGMIIGKGGAFIKQIKEESGSYVQISQKPKDVSLQERCITIIGDKENNKNACKMILSKIVEDPQSGTCLNVSYADVSGPVANFNPTGSPYATNQNAINSSTASLNASLNSTLGTSIGGAGSASSVLVNGTGINLSLNLGAPNPAPNLAVATQLLEHIKVAMRGSGYSESATNEVCAALGVLAKYGVLGIGVGVPHANGAHTTLGNYLGVTTLEQQTAAAATAATAGNVFGAVGQVNLEQYAAAAAAAAAAGRPTQSQLEAAAVQFDPFRHLGTASAAASATTPVSLNNNSFGLTAATGTATTAQLGGLSKSPTPGDLGAKDSKCVEVPEVIIGAVLGPNGRSLVEIQHVSGANVQISKKGIFAPGTRNRIVTITGHPSAIAKAQCLIEQKINEEETKRARQIPLTTVVN encoded by the exons ATGCAAACAATGGATAGTATTATGAAAGCGGCCATGGAAAGGGCCGTACAGCAGGCAATGCAGCATATAGATATTGATTTCTATGTGTCAGCAAATCAGACAGAACAGCAATATCAACAAGAACTACAGCCATCATTATCACAGCAACTAAGAGACCAACAagagcagcaacatcaacatttGCATCAGCAACAtcttcaacaacaacaacaacaacaagaacagcaacaacagcaacaacaacattacgCATTCAGATATCAACAATCAGCAACGCCCACCACACATATGCAGCAATTAGCTTATAACTATCAGCCTAGACATTCCACAACTACCACGACCACGTCGTCGCCATTATCAACACATTCGCTGAACAGCATcaatagcaacagcagcggcggcagcaacagcagcagcggcagcagcagcagcaacagcagcagcaaaagcaataGCAGTGCCGATTTCTCATTAGCCCTGCATAGCTATAATCCAGATGAGCAATTAATTGCCCAAAATCAACTTAATCTAAATGAATTTCAACATTATCATCAGATGGAACTGGAATTGCATCATCAAATGGATTCACCAATCAGTCAGAATGGCTCCTCGCCGCCTTGTGGTGGTGCCCATACACCGACTTCAATAATTCCAGCAGCTGCGACATCAGTTTCAGCAGCATCGCCGACGGCcacagcaacggcaacggcaatggCATTGGCAATGGCCAAGgcagcagcagtggcagcggcgcaagcagcagcatcaactacaccaacaacagcagcgaCAACtgcacaacaacaattgccATTGCCAACAATAGTTAACCATGTGGCCAGTGACTATAAGACTGCCTCCTCCTCATCATCCTGTTGGTGTTACG GCGATTCTACGTATCACATGAAGATTCTGGTGCCGGCGGTGGCCTCTGGGGCCATCATTGGCAAAGGTGGCGAGACGATCGCCTCTCTGCAAAAGGATACAGGTGCTAGGGTTAAGATGTCCAAGTCTCATGACTTTTATCCAG GCACTACTGAGCGCGTTTGCCTGATCACTGGCTCCACGGAAGGCATCATGACCGTGCTGGACTTTATCATGGATAAAATACGCGAAAAGCCAGATCTAACCACTAAGATCATTGATGCCGAGTCCAAACAGACACAGGAGCGGGATAAGCAAGTGAAAATATTGGTGCCCAATTCCACGGCCGGCATGATCATCGGCAAGGGCGGTGCCTTTATTAAACAGATCAAGGAAGAGAGCGGCTCCTATGTGCAGATCTCGCAAAAGCCCAAGGATGTCTCGCTGCAGGAGCGTTGCATCACAATCATTGGCGACAAGGAGAACAATAAAAATGCCTGCAAAATGATTCTGTCAAAGATTGTGGAAGATCCACAATCGGGCACCTGCTTAAATGTCTCATATGCCGATGTTAGTGGGCCGGTAGCCAATTTCAATCCAACCGGTTCCCCCTATGCCACCAATCAGAATGCCATCAATTCGAGCACAGCCTCGTTAAATGCCTCGCTTAACTCCACGTTGGGTACATCGATTGGCGGCGCTGGCTCCGCATCCAGTGTCCTAGTCAATGGTACTGGCATCAATTTGTCCCTCAATCTGGGTGCTCCGAATCCTGCGCCCAATCTAGCAGTTGCCACACAATTGCTCGAGCATATTAAG GTTGCCATGCGCGGTTCTGGCTATTCAGAGTCCGCCACCAATGAAGTCTGCGCCGCTTTGGGTGTTCTGGCCAAGTATGGAGTCCTTGGAATTGGAGTTGGCGTGCCACATGCCAATGGTGCACACACCACACTGGGCAATTATTTGGGCGTAACGACGCTGGAACAGCAgacagctgctgctgcaacaGCGGCCACCGCTGGCAATGTCTTCGGTGCTGTTGGCCAGGTCAATTTGGAGCAATACGCTGCCGCggcagctgctgcagcagcagccggTCGGCCAACACAGTCACAATTGGAAGCGGCTGCTGTTCAATTCGATCCATTCCGACATTTGGGCACAGCCTCGGCGGCTGCATCGGCCACCACGCCCGTCTCCCTGAATAACAATAGCTTTGGCCTAACGGCTGCCACTGGCACGGCCACAACTGCGCAACTGGGCGGTCTAAGCAAAAGCCCAACACCAGGAGATCTAGGTGCCAAGGATTCAAAATGCGTTGAGGTGCCTGAAGTGATCATCGGCGCAGTTCTAG GTCCAAATGGTCGTAGTTTAGTTGAAATTCAACATGTTTCTGGCGCAAATGTGCAAATTTCGAAAAAGGGCATTTTCGCACCTGGCACTAGAAATCGCATTGTAACCATAACTGGTCACCCGAGTGCCATTGCCAAAGCGCAATGTCTAATTGAACAGAAAATCAACGAGGAGGAGACAAAGAGGGCGCGACAAATTCCATTAACCACTGTTGtgaattaa